From the genome of Primulina eburnea isolate SZY01 chromosome 12, ASM2296580v1, whole genome shotgun sequence, one region includes:
- the LOC140808166 gene encoding two-component response regulator ORR3-like — translation MANNGVFSRLKRVEETETLEDLPPCFDTHEVHVLAVDDSLVDRKVIERLLKITSCKVTAVDSGRRALQYLGLDEEENPAEFDGLKVDLIITDYCMPGMTGYELLKKIKGSSIFREIPVVIMSSENVLARIHRCLEEGAEDFIVKPVKLSDVERLKSYMLGEGRNQRHDRCFNKRKSCESPDSSSSPLPSPPSSPSQEDNSSSPSPPSSPEYPTRRIKLKFDE, via the exons ATGGCAAATAATGGGGTATTTTCAAGATTAAAGAGAGTAGAGGAAACTGAAACGTTGGAGGATTTGCCACCATGTTTTGATACTCATGAAGTTCATGTTCTTGCTGTGGATGATAGTTTAGTCGATAGGAAAGTAATCGAGAGGCTCCTCAAAATCACTTCTTGCAAAG tGACAGCAGTGGACAGTGGGAGGAGGGCTTTGCAATACTTAGGCTTGGATGAAGAGGAAAACCCAGCTGAATTCGAT GGATTAAAGGTAGATTTGATTATCACAGATTATTGTATGCCAGGAATGACTGGATACGAACTACTGAAAAAAATCAAG GGTTCATCTATTTTTCGAGAAATTCCAGTGGTGATTATGTCTTCTGAAAATGTATTGGCTCGGATCCACAG ATGTTTGGAAGAAGGAGCCGAAGATTTCATCGTAAAGCCCGTGAAATTATCCGATGTAGAACGATTGAAGAGCTACATGTTAGGCGAGGGACGGAACCAAAGACATGACAGATGCTTTAACAAGAGAAAATCATGTGAAAGTCCCGATTCGTCGTCCTCACCATTACCATCTCCACCATCATCGCCATCCCAAGAGGATAACTCATCAAGTCCATCTCCGCCATCCTCCCCAGAATATCCCACGAGGCGGATTAAATTAAAGTTCGAcgagtaa